In the genome of Bacillota bacterium, the window GCTCGAAGCCAGGTTGTGCCGCGCTTGTCATTTGGGGCGGGGGGCCTGCGGCCCCTGCCGCCCCACCCCCGTGATGCCCCAGGCAGGCGCTGTGACGGCCGGGACCTTCTCCAGCTGTGGGTCATCGGCCGCGACCGGTCCCACCCGGATCAGCTCCACCTCGAAACGGCTCCGATCCCCGCGGTGCTTCGCCTCGTAGTACTCGAGTGGCCGGCCATCGTCGAGGAAACTGACACTTTTCAGCAGGACCAGCGGGGCGCCCTTCGGAATGCCCAGCAGGCGCGCGTCGTTTTCGGAGGCGGCGATTGCCTCGATGATCCGCCGGCCCCTGGCGAGCCGCAGGTGAAACTTGTGCTCGAGCAGCGCATACAGAGACTGGTGCTCCAGGTCCTCCCGCTCGAGGCCCGGGCACATATCGTGGGGAATGTAGGTCACCACCAGCTGGATGGGCTCCCCGTTGACGAGGCGCAGCCTTTCGATGCGCACCAGGCGAGACGCCTCCGGGATCGACAGGACCTCGGCCAGCGTGCGCGGGGCATCAATGACGCACTGGTCGAGCACCCGTGTCTCGGGCCTCAGTCCCTGTGCTATCATGTCCTCGTAGAACCCGGTCAGGCGCTCCACCAGCCGTTCCCGGATCTTGGGCTCTGCGACGAAGGTCCCCCGACCCTTTTCCCGCCGGATCAACCCTTCGTTGAAGAGCTCCGCAAGGGCTTGCCGGACCGTCGTGCGCGAGACGCCGAAGGTTCGGCAGATCTCCGCCTCCGACGGAAGCTGAGAGCCCGGCGGCCAGGCACCGCTGGTGATCTCGTACTTGAGGGCCTCCTTGACCTGGTAGTAGTAGGGGACCGGGCTCGTCCGGTCGATCGAGTGGTTGACCCCGGCGGGCCGTGCCGAGGTGGGCTCCATACGCCAGGCCGACCTCCTCTGCGTCCACATGTTGGGCCGGGAAGTGATCATCCTGTAGTGACAGGATGATATTATCAGAGGCGAACAGACCGGTCAAGGGGAGGGAGAATGCAGGATGTGGCGAGTGCTGGTGACACCGGCTTCCTTCGGGCAGGGGGATCCCGGGCCGCTGGAGCGCCTGATGCGCGCCGGGATCGAGGTCGTGCGCAGCCCTGTCGGCCGGCCCTTGACCGATCACGAGCTGGCCGGACTGCTGGGGGATATCGACGGCATCGTCGCGGGCGTCGACCATATCGGGCGGGAGGCGCTGGCGGCGGGCAGGCCCCGGCTGAAGGTGATTTCCCGCTACGGTGTCGGGATCGACACCGTGGACCTCGCGGAAGCCACCCGATGCGGGGTGGTGGTGACCAACACGCCCGGTGCCAACAGCGACGCCGTGGCCGACCTGGTGTTCGGGCTGATGATCAGCCTGGCCCGCCACATTCCCGAGGCCAACGAGGCCACGCGGCAGGGCCGGTGGGAGCGGTTCATGGGGCAGGAGCTCACGGGAAAGACCCTGGGCCTGGTGGGCTTTGGCCGGGTGGCCCGTGCCGTGGCGAGGCGCGCGGCGGGCTTTGCCATGCGGGTGCTCGCCTGTGACGTGGTGTGGGACGGGGAACAAGCGGGCCGTCTCGGCGTCGAGCGGGCAGGTCTGGAGGAGCTCCTGCAGCAGGCGGACTTCCTCAGCCTGCATGCCCCGCTCACCCCCGAGACCCACCACCTCATCGGGGCCCGGGCGCTTCGCTCCATGAAACCCACGGCTTACCTCATCAACACGGCGCGCGGCGGGCTCGTCGACACACAAGCCCTCGTACAAGCGCTATCAGAGGGCTGGATCGCCGGGGCCGCCCTGGATGTCTACGAGGCCGAACCTCCCTCGGATCCGCAACTGCTGCAAGCACCCCACCTGATCCTGACGCCGCACATGGGCGCCCACACGACCGAGGCGGCCACCCGCATGGGCTACCTGGCAGCGGATAACCTGCTCGCCGTGCTGCAGGGGCTTCGTCCCGAGCATGTCGTGAATCCAGAGGTCTACTCCCAGCCGGGCCCGGAGAGCCGGGCCGGCTAAGGGAGGAAGGCGAAGATATGCCATGCACCGGCCCGCCGCACCAACTCATCCAGCACAAGGGGGAGACCGTTTCGCAGGGCGGCCCCGCCCGCCACTCGCCGCCCAGCCGCACGCCCGCCTCGCCGGCGAACCGGCCGGCGTCCAGCACCACCGTGTCGATGGGCTGCACGCCCTCGGCCGGTTCGGTGAGCACCCGCACGGCCGGCCGCCCACCCGCAGCGGCAGCGGGCATGTCCACCTCGACGATGGTCCAGCGGCGCACGCCGGGATCGTCGAATCCCCTTCCTTCCACGGCCCCGCAGTAGACCGCCGGGGTGCCGCCGAGGTCGTGCTCCTGATGCTGGTGGATGTGCCCCAGGGCCACGTAGTCGTAGCCAGCCTGTCCGAGGGCCTCCGCGTCGAGCGGCAGGCTCCGCTCGCCGCCCCAGCCCCCAGGGTGCCGTGGAACGCACCGAGATGGAAGCCGGGCTCGCCGATCCGGGGGAACCGGGCGAGCGCAGAACGCGTGGGGGTGAGCCCGCCCGTGTATGCCAGGCTGTAAACGTGCACCGGGATACCCGCCACGCTGAGCGTGCTGACGTGCTCGGGCACAGGGTTTTGAACGAGCACGCCTGGCCAATCCCGGGCCCGCTCGCGGTAAACCGAGTCGGCGTACGTGATCTCGTCGTGGTTTCCGGGAACGGTGACCACGGCCCGCCGGAGCAGCTCGTCACGGCGGCGGCGCCGTTCGGCCCGCCGCGGTTCGTCCATGTATCCCGGAGCCCAGCCCAGGTGAAGGTCGGCCAGTTGGAGCAGCCTGAACATGGCCTGGCCCCCTCGTCGGCCTGATGGTCAATACGCCGAACCCAGCTCTGATCCTCTCTTCTGCGGGGAGCCAGGGTGCCGCAGTGTTGGGGAGACTCGGACCGAGAGCGGCCGCGCACGCCATGGCAGGTACCGGGCTCGCAAATACGCGGATCCACGAAGGGTGAAGACTCCAATTGAACTGCGCAACGTGAGGGCGGGGTACCTTCCCAAACCGGCT includes:
- a CDS encoding phosphoglycerate dehydrogenase; the protein is MWRVLVTPASFGQGDPGPLERLMRAGIEVVRSPVGRPLTDHELAGLLGDIDGIVAGVDHIGREALAAGRPRLKVISRYGVGIDTVDLAEATRCGVVVTNTPGANSDAVADLVFGLMISLARHIPEANEATRQGRWERFMGQELTGKTLGLVGFGRVARAVARRAAGFAMRVLACDVVWDGEQAGRLGVERAGLEELLQQADFLSLHAPLTPETHHLIGARALRSMKPTAYLINTARGGLVDTQALVQALSEGWIAGAALDVYEAEPPSDPQLLQAPHLILTPHMGAHTTEAATRMGYLAADNLLAVLQGLRPEHVVNPEVYSQPGPESRAG
- the phnF gene encoding phosphonate metabolism transcriptional regulator PhnF, with the translated sequence MEPTSARPAGVNHSIDRTSPVPYYYQVKEALKYEITSGAWPPGSQLPSEAEICRTFGVSRTTVRQALAELFNEGLIRREKGRGTFVAEPKIRERLVERLTGFYEDMIAQGLRPETRVLDQCVIDAPRTLAEVLSIPEASRLVRIERLRLVNGEPIQLVVTYIPHDMCPGLEREDLEHQSLYALLEHKFHLRLARGRRIIEAIAASENDARLLGIPKGAPLVLLKSVSFLDDGRPLEYYEAKHRGDRSRFEVELIRVGPVAADDPQLEKVPAVTAPAWGITGVGRQGPQAPRPK